A section of the Paenibacillus aurantius genome encodes:
- a CDS encoding ABC transporter ATP-binding protein, with protein MEKQSRSLLFRRYLSFLKPYRIRLGFIVALGLLQFVVPLTVPWMTKVMIDEVLPGKESFWTLHKVVGVLAGVYVAGNLLKFVHQVAISRLGSRMIVDVREQLYRHMQSLSQNYFESRQVGSIVSRVLNDVNGAQNLVGGGVLNLLVDLFLVGFAAIMLFRLDPGLALLSLCLLPLYYLTFTNLNVRIRFAWRSVHQQMERISGILVERLAGMKIVQAFNRESIEADRFHRQAKHHYRYTVKAQLLSNLLGRASQSFQDLGGILVWLAGGTMVLNGAMTLGELIAFQAYLSQLYGPIQRFSEVNVTIQNSLSNVERIFEVFDLQPEVKNRENPLPLPTCRGDVVFENVSFTYVSERPVPKPKGQGDHEIVKPLVPLKRFYWLPPKTAPEPPPIVREEREALFNVSFEAKSGEVIALVGPSGAGKSTIINFIPRFYDPDEGTVYLDGRDLREYDLFAVRSQIALVLQDNILFSGSVYENIAYGNPHADQEQVMEAAKAAHAHDFIMEWDQKYDTVIGERGVRLSGGQKQRIAIARALLKNPRILILDEATSALDAESEYLVTKALEKLMENRTTFIIAHRLATVVRADQILVVDQGTIVERGRHPELLLRNGMYRELYEKQLKAMRPEELAAI; from the coding sequence TTGGAGAAACAGAGCCGGTCGCTGCTCTTCCGACGCTATTTGTCGTTCTTGAAGCCTTACCGCATCCGGTTGGGCTTCATCGTCGCCCTGGGGCTGCTGCAGTTCGTCGTCCCGCTAACGGTGCCTTGGATGACGAAGGTTATGATTGACGAAGTGCTCCCCGGCAAGGAGAGCTTCTGGACGCTGCATAAGGTGGTAGGGGTGCTGGCCGGGGTATACGTCGCCGGAAATCTGCTCAAGTTCGTTCACCAGGTAGCCATCTCCCGGCTCGGCAGCCGGATGATCGTGGACGTCCGCGAGCAGCTTTACCGGCACATGCAGTCCCTCTCCCAGAATTACTTCGAGAGCCGGCAGGTGGGGAGCATCGTCTCCCGGGTGCTTAACGATGTGAACGGTGCCCAGAATCTGGTCGGGGGCGGGGTGCTGAACCTGCTCGTCGATCTGTTTCTGGTTGGTTTTGCGGCCATTATGCTGTTTCGGCTCGATCCCGGTCTCGCGCTTCTGTCCTTGTGTCTGCTGCCGCTTTACTACCTGACGTTTACGAACCTGAACGTCCGCATCCGGTTCGCCTGGCGTTCGGTCCATCAGCAGATGGAGCGCATTTCCGGGATTCTCGTGGAGCGCCTGGCCGGAATGAAGATCGTTCAGGCGTTTAACCGCGAATCGATCGAGGCGGATCGGTTTCACCGGCAGGCGAAGCATCATTACCGCTACACGGTGAAGGCCCAGCTGCTGTCCAACCTGCTCGGGCGGGCGAGCCAAAGCTTCCAGGATCTGGGCGGCATCCTGGTATGGCTGGCCGGAGGGACGATGGTGCTGAACGGGGCCATGACGTTGGGTGAGCTGATCGCTTTCCAGGCGTATCTTTCCCAGCTGTACGGGCCGATTCAGCGGTTCTCGGAGGTAAACGTTACCATACAGAATTCGCTCAGCAACGTGGAACGGATTTTCGAGGTCTTCGACCTGCAGCCGGAGGTGAAGAACCGCGAGAATCCGCTGCCGCTACCCACCTGCCGGGGTGACGTGGTTTTCGAGAACGTAAGCTTCACGTACGTCTCCGAAAGGCCGGTGCCCAAACCGAAGGGCCAGGGGGATCACGAGATTGTGAAGCCGCTGGTCCCTCTGAAGCGCTTCTACTGGCTTCCGCCGAAAACGGCCCCCGAGCCTCCTCCGATCGTTAGAGAAGAACGGGAAGCCCTTTTTAACGTAAGCTTCGAGGCGAAAAGCGGAGAGGTCATTGCTCTCGTTGGGCCAAGCGGTGCCGGGAAATCCACGATCATCAACTTCATTCCCCGGTTCTACGATCCGGATGAAGGGACCGTTTATTTGGACGGGCGGGATTTGCGCGAGTATGACCTATTCGCCGTGCGGAGCCAGATCGCCCTGGTGCTGCAGGACAACATCCTGTTCTCGGGAAGCGTTTATGAGAACATCGCCTACGGCAATCCGCATGCGGATCAGGAGCAGGTGATGGAGGCGGCCAAGGCGGCCCATGCCCATGATTTCATTATGGAGTGGGACCAGAAGTACGATACCGTCATCGGGGAAAGGGGAGTCCGGCTGTCCGGCGGGCAGAAGCAGCGGATTGCCATCGCCCGCGCCCTGCTGAAGAACCCGCGCATTCTCATCCTCGACGAAGCGACGTCGGCGCTCGATGCCGAATCGGAATATTTGGTCACCAAGGCGTTGGAGAAGCTGATGGAGAACCGCACCACGTTTATTATCGCCCACCGGCTGGCGACGGTCGTCCGGGCCGATCAGATTCTCGTGGTCGACCAGGGGACGATTGTCGAGAGGGGCCGCCATCCGGAGCTCCTGCTGCGCAACGGGATGTACCGGGAGCTGTACGAGAAGCAGCTGAAGGCCATGCGTCCCGAGGAGCTCGCCGCCATTTAA
- a CDS encoding YebC/PmpR family DNA-binding transcriptional regulator: MGRKWNNIKEKKASKDANTSRVYAKFGVEIYVAAKKGEPDPEANRALKVVLERAKTYNVPKAIIDRALDKAKGSGEENYEDLRYEGFGPNGSMLIIDALTNNVNRTAPAVRAAFNKNGGSMGVSGSVAYMFDASAVIGVTGKTLDEVMEILLESDVDVRDIVEEDEDIIVYAEPDQFHAVQEALKNAGISEFSVAELTMLPQTSVTLPADAQVQFEKLIDALEDLEDVQQVYHNVEFDEE, translated from the coding sequence ATGGGACGCAAGTGGAATAACATTAAAGAGAAGAAAGCATCCAAGGATGCCAACACCAGCCGGGTTTATGCCAAATTCGGAGTCGAAATCTATGTGGCCGCGAAGAAGGGCGAGCCGGATCCGGAAGCCAACCGGGCGCTGAAAGTCGTGCTCGAGCGGGCCAAAACGTACAATGTGCCGAAGGCCATCATCGACCGCGCCTTGGATAAGGCGAAGGGAAGCGGGGAAGAGAACTACGAAGATCTCCGCTACGAAGGCTTCGGACCGAACGGCTCGATGCTGATCATCGACGCCCTGACGAACAACGTAAACCGGACGGCTCCCGCCGTGCGCGCCGCCTTCAACAAGAACGGAGGAAGCATGGGCGTAAGCGGCTCCGTCGCTTATATGTTCGATGCTTCGGCGGTCATCGGCGTAACAGGCAAGACGCTGGACGAAGTGATGGAGATCCTGCTCGAATCCGATGTGGATGTGCGCGATATTGTCGAAGAAGACGAAGACATCATCGTGTACGCGGAGCCCGATCAGTTCCACGCCGTTCAGGAGGCGCTGAAGAACGCGGGGATCTCGGAATTCAGCGTAGCCGAGCTCACCATGCTGCCGCAAACCTCCGTCACCCTGCCCGCCGACGCGCAGGTCCAATTCGAGAAGCTGATCGATGCCCTTGAGGATCTCGAGGACGTTCAGCAGGTTTACCACAACGTCGAGTTTGACGAGGAGTAA
- a CDS encoding carbohydrate binding domain-containing protein, whose protein sequence is MPKVRKTVFAALAAVLIGIGIPSFGGEPKAYALSPQVDRITQKGFGAPEYLTDPVETTIIFNGAVGSENGHDVMYTTAKGSPSVLNVIDLDDYSLLRTLPLPDVSETWSHDVAPNGDVYIASAGGGARLWKYSPSTQTVAVAATFPGESYAWSADIAPDGNVYVGTYPGGKVYKYNPTTSQVYDYGRMIGATSQEYVRSIAYSNGYVYAGTAHDQIVKLDVSTGAKTNIAASLGETGTVYDLNMVDDRYLFARYSDSKNAYVYDTQTGTWSPTVISNVNGLHVAKQSYNGNIYFMADGELKGYNLATQTVQGTGMLYGSGLRGANWATIDDPALPGLSLVTIQYGGGVAFFNMQTNKVVQYPPVVQPLPAINGKVATGPGGKLYTSAMQSSKGGIYDPATGTRTFINLGQAGGMAPLNGLMYFGVYPGAKFQSFNPALPPSDDTNPLDIGVLGSGQDRVHAMIPAEGKIFMGSIADYGQTGGALAVYNPSTNALQTYRNVVQDQSVISLAYKNGRIYGSTSINNGLGSTATASEAKIFVWDTATSTKIKEISVNLPGLSNPKFIGGLVFGPDGLLWGGAENFVFALDPESNQVVKSAKLFPDGTLTYGVWGGIEMHASDDQFLYAMMDERLVVIDPYTMHSKFLADAYSFDIGSDGHLYYISSTDRTKLYRIKVQNQVPYAPGLQTVNLLNSDFELPVNAGVIPGWSATAGTTYAVTNEKSQSGAYSLKITDTSSTGSVALQTDAVKVVAGEYYNARTSVYLVSGQASFLIRYYDGNGSDVGSEERHITGGAGQWQEVNLYSVAPAAAKTARLFAFSTSYAQATAYYDAVTLLGPPETYLTVTNAGFETADASGNPTGWTSAFATSASGYYELSTLRKTGGTRSLKITDTNPSGSVALYSSPIPVRPWAEYTARAKMWIESGTASLMLRFYDSSGAQIAEQPIHVNTQYGQWQTVEAKLAAPSAAATAKIYAYTTSASQSVVYYDDITFSAYADSPVTVANPGMETAGSPIANWTMTTPVNSGVSYEQSGAISYKGTKSLKLKDTSTSAAITLVSDPASAVAGMSYTARTKVYLVQGQASLYFRFYNASGTEIGSQSIHVTGNLNQWQDVELTATAPAGTTSSRLVATTTTGATAEAYYDEFMIYWNVY, encoded by the coding sequence AAACTGTGTTTGCCGCCCTGGCTGCCGTTCTGATCGGCATCGGAATCCCGTCTTTCGGGGGAGAGCCGAAGGCTTACGCCCTCAGTCCCCAGGTTGACCGCATCACCCAGAAAGGGTTTGGCGCCCCAGAATATTTGACCGACCCGGTCGAAACGACCATTATCTTCAATGGGGCGGTCGGCTCGGAGAACGGCCACGACGTGATGTATACAACCGCTAAAGGCAGCCCGTCCGTGCTCAACGTCATCGATCTCGACGACTATTCCCTGCTGAGAACCCTCCCTCTTCCCGATGTAAGTGAAACCTGGTCTCATGATGTAGCCCCGAACGGGGATGTTTATATCGCTTCTGCAGGAGGAGGGGCCCGGCTGTGGAAGTACTCTCCCAGCACGCAGACCGTTGCGGTAGCGGCTACTTTTCCAGGGGAGTCTTATGCATGGTCGGCGGATATCGCTCCGGACGGCAACGTTTATGTAGGAACCTATCCCGGGGGAAAGGTGTACAAATACAATCCGACGACCTCCCAAGTCTACGATTACGGCCGGATGATCGGGGCCACCTCCCAGGAGTATGTCCGCTCTATTGCGTACAGCAACGGTTATGTTTATGCGGGGACGGCTCACGATCAAATTGTGAAGCTGGATGTGTCGACCGGAGCCAAAACCAATATAGCGGCCTCGCTCGGGGAAACGGGCACGGTCTATGACCTGAACATGGTCGATGACCGGTATTTGTTCGCCCGTTACTCCGATTCCAAGAACGCCTATGTGTACGATACCCAGACCGGAACGTGGTCCCCGACCGTCATCTCTAACGTCAACGGACTGCACGTCGCCAAGCAGTCGTACAACGGGAACATTTATTTCATGGCGGACGGGGAATTGAAGGGGTATAATCTCGCTACTCAGACCGTTCAAGGAACGGGAATGCTTTACGGAAGCGGGCTTCGAGGGGCGAATTGGGCCACCATTGACGATCCGGCTCTTCCGGGGCTTAGTCTCGTGACCATTCAATACGGTGGCGGAGTGGCGTTCTTCAATATGCAGACGAACAAGGTCGTGCAGTATCCGCCTGTCGTCCAGCCGCTGCCGGCCATTAACGGCAAGGTGGCGACCGGGCCCGGCGGCAAGCTCTACACCAGTGCGATGCAGAGCAGCAAGGGAGGCATCTACGATCCGGCGACCGGGACCCGAACGTTCATCAATCTCGGGCAGGCCGGAGGGATGGCTCCGCTGAACGGCTTGATGTACTTCGGTGTCTATCCCGGCGCCAAGTTCCAGAGCTTCAATCCGGCCCTGCCGCCAAGCGACGACACCAATCCGCTTGACATCGGGGTGCTGGGCAGCGGGCAGGACCGCGTTCACGCGATGATTCCGGCGGAAGGTAAAATTTTCATGGGCAGCATAGCGGATTACGGACAGACCGGCGGGGCTCTCGCGGTATATAATCCGTCGACGAATGCGCTGCAGACGTACCGGAATGTGGTGCAGGACCAGAGCGTCATCTCGCTTGCCTACAAGAACGGCAGGATCTACGGCTCGACCTCGATCAACAACGGGCTGGGCTCGACGGCCACCGCTTCGGAGGCCAAAATTTTCGTTTGGGATACGGCGACTTCCACGAAAATTAAAGAAATCTCGGTTAATCTTCCCGGACTCTCCAATCCGAAATTCATCGGAGGCCTCGTATTCGGACCGGACGGCCTGCTGTGGGGCGGGGCGGAGAACTTCGTCTTTGCCCTCGATCCGGAATCCAATCAGGTTGTCAAATCCGCCAAGCTGTTCCCGGACGGGACGCTGACCTACGGGGTATGGGGCGGCATCGAGATGCATGCCTCGGACGACCAGTTTCTTTATGCGATGATGGACGAACGGCTGGTCGTCATAGATCCCTATACGATGCATTCTAAGTTCCTGGCGGATGCCTACAGCTTCGACATCGGCAGCGACGGCCACCTGTATTACATCTCGAGCACCGACCGCACGAAGCTGTACCGGATCAAGGTGCAGAACCAGGTTCCTTACGCTCCCGGGCTTCAGACGGTGAACCTGCTTAACTCGGATTTCGAGCTGCCGGTTAACGCCGGAGTGATTCCAGGCTGGAGCGCAACGGCGGGAACGACCTATGCCGTCACGAACGAAAAGAGCCAGTCAGGCGCTTATTCCCTCAAAATCACCGATACCTCCAGCACCGGCTCCGTGGCCCTGCAGACCGATGCGGTGAAGGTGGTGGCGGGCGAATACTATAACGCCCGGACTTCCGTCTATTTGGTCAGCGGGCAGGCCAGCTTCCTGATCCGCTACTATGACGGAAACGGCAGCGATGTGGGCAGCGAGGAACGGCATATCACCGGAGGAGCCGGCCAGTGGCAGGAGGTGAACCTGTATTCGGTGGCACCGGCCGCAGCCAAGACAGCCCGTCTCTTCGCCTTCTCCACGTCCTACGCCCAAGCAACGGCTTACTATGACGCCGTCACCCTATTGGGGCCTCCCGAAACTTACCTGACGGTTACGAACGCCGGCTTCGAGACGGCGGATGCTTCGGGAAATCCGACGGGATGGACGTCTGCTTTCGCCACCTCGGCGAGCGGCTACTATGAGCTTTCCACTTTGAGAAAAACGGGCGGTACCCGGAGTCTCAAGATCACAGATACGAATCCGTCGGGTTCCGTTGCCTTGTACAGCAGCCCCATCCCGGTTCGTCCTTGGGCCGAATACACCGCCCGGGCCAAAATGTGGATTGAATCCGGCACGGCGAGCCTTATGCTGAGGTTCTACGACAGCTCCGGAGCCCAGATTGCGGAACAGCCGATTCATGTGAACACCCAGTACGGCCAATGGCAGACGGTGGAGGCCAAGCTGGCGGCGCCGAGCGCTGCAGCGACGGCCAAAATCTATGCCTACACGACGAGCGCATCCCAAAGTGTCGTGTATTACGACGACATTACCTTCTCCGCGTATGCGGATTCTCCCGTGACGGTAGCGAATCCGGGAATGGAGACGGCAGGCTCTCCGATCGCGAACTGGACGATGACGACGCCGGTCAATTCGGGCGTGTCCTACGAGCAGAGCGGCGCCATCTCCTACAAGGGAACGAAGAGCCTGAAGCTCAAGGATACGTCCACCTCCGCGGCCATCACACTCGTAAGCGATCCGGCCAGTGCCGTAGCCGGGATGAGCTACACCGCCCGGACGAAGGTATACCTGGTGCAGGGGCAGGCGAGCCTGTATTTCCGTTTCTATAACGCAAGCGGTACGGAGATAGGCTCCCAGTCCATCCATGTGACGGGTAACTTAAACCAGTGGCAGGATGTGGAGCTGACGGCAACCGCTCCGGCGGGGACGACCTCTTCCCGGCTGGTGGCCACCACGACTACGGGAGCTACCGCTGAAGCGTACTACGATGAATTCATGATTTACTGGAACGTTTACTAA
- a CDS encoding DinB family protein: MPTDRETIEIFRAALAGYTEEELRRVTAEGVWSLGQLYNHLVLASLEYLDFVEACAAAEEEQPLGKTEFGEELYRLGGFPPVRIKLPGDIPDNTETADDHRRGLEEVMRRMQDWEGRVDEVNPNLKVRHGGFGWLNASEWLALVGMHFRHHLRQKEELERALGR; the protein is encoded by the coding sequence ATGCCAACCGACAGGGAAACGATCGAAATCTTCCGGGCAGCCTTAGCCGGGTATACGGAGGAGGAGCTGAGGCGGGTCACGGCGGAGGGGGTCTGGTCGCTCGGCCAGCTGTACAACCATTTGGTGCTGGCGTCTCTCGAATATCTGGATTTCGTGGAAGCCTGTGCGGCAGCGGAGGAGGAACAGCCGCTCGGCAAAACGGAATTCGGCGAGGAATTGTACCGGCTCGGCGGGTTTCCTCCTGTCCGGATCAAGCTCCCCGGAGACATTCCCGACAATACGGAAACGGCCGACGACCACCGGCGCGGACTGGAGGAGGTCATGCGGCGGATGCAGGACTGGGAGGGAAGGGTGGACGAGGTGAACCCGAACCTTAAGGTGAGGCATGGAGGCTTCGGCTGGCTGAATGCGTCGGAGTGGCTGGCGCTGGTCGGAATGCACTTCCGCCATCACCTTCGGCAGAAGGAGGAGCTGGAGCGGGCCCTCGGACGGTGA
- the speD gene encoding adenosylmethionine decarboxylase, with product MKLTPEQRITLHGFNNLTKSLSFNMYDICYTKTKEEREAYLEYIDEQYNSDRLTHILKTVSDIIGAHVLNIAKQDYVPQGASVTMLVSEGPVVEVPTENFEETPGPLPETVVMQLDKSHITVHTYPEYHPDEGISTFRADIDVSTCGEISPLKALTYLIHSFDTDIMTIDYRVRGFTRDVSGHKLFIDHEISSIQNYIPDEAKDMYHMIDVNVYQENIFHTKCKLRNFDLNNYLFGYTKDKLSHEEQKDITESVQWEMDEIFYGKNIYPGTVEEEK from the coding sequence ATGAAACTTACACCGGAACAGCGGATCACCTTACACGGCTTCAACAATTTGACGAAATCCTTAAGCTTCAATATGTATGACATCTGCTACACGAAGACCAAGGAGGAACGCGAGGCTTACCTCGAGTATATCGACGAACAATACAACTCGGACCGGCTCACCCATATCCTGAAGACGGTTTCCGATATTATCGGCGCCCACGTGCTTAACATTGCCAAACAGGACTATGTGCCGCAGGGGGCCAGCGTGACGATGCTTGTCTCGGAAGGGCCGGTCGTCGAGGTGCCGACGGAGAATTTCGAGGAGACCCCGGGGCCGCTGCCGGAAACGGTCGTGATGCAGCTCGACAAGAGCCATATCACCGTCCATACCTATCCGGAGTACCATCCGGACGAAGGGATCAGCACGTTCCGCGCGGACATCGACGTGTCTACTTGCGGGGAGATTTCTCCGCTGAAGGCGCTGACCTACCTCATTCATTCCTTCGACACCGACATCATGACGATCGATTACCGGGTCCGCGGCTTCACGCGGGATGTGAGCGGCCATAAGCTGTTCATCGACCACGAGATCAGCTCCATCCAGAACTACATTCCGGACGAGGCCAAGGACATGTACCACATGATCGACGTGAACGTGTACCAGGAGAACATTTTTCATACGAAATGCAAGCTGAGGAACTTTGACCTGAACAATTACCTGTTCGGCTACACCAAGGATAAGCTGAGCCACGAGGAGCAGAAGGACATCACGGAGAGCGTACAGTGGGAGATGGACGAGATCTTCTACGGCAAAAACATATACCCGGGCACCGTGGAAGAGGAAAAATAA
- a CDS encoding dihydrodipicolinate synthase family protein: MSLKGNIPVIPTPFLNGAIEYAGFDRLMERTIDRLDGYVVCGSTGEAPSLLLQERIDIVRYLSERMPDGKELVVGLGHTNLREAVAIGVAAKESGVRSALVPSPYYFPNSLQMVTDYMGELAEQTGLDLVFYDNPVTTKTHYTADQLLQMVRDVPQIKAVKMTDHHFEKIRSLKKNSSLAVFGGDDIICFRAFEAGIDGNMIIAPIVYPEAFRECWDTYQSGNREESFRIFSQVILPFIHLFGPGDEIATTKALLHQLGVFSSFETKLPLLPVTEERLREIMLGYHTGASAYAV, encoded by the coding sequence ATGTCATTAAAAGGAAATATCCCTGTTATTCCAACGCCTTTCCTGAACGGAGCCATTGAATATGCGGGATTCGACCGGCTGATGGAACGAACCATCGATAGGCTCGACGGTTATGTGGTGTGCGGCAGTACAGGGGAAGCCCCGTCGCTTCTCCTGCAGGAAAGAATCGATATCGTCCGGTACCTGTCCGAACGGATGCCGGACGGCAAGGAGCTTGTCGTCGGACTCGGGCATACGAACCTTCGCGAGGCGGTTGCCATCGGAGTTGCCGCCAAGGAAAGCGGGGTCCGTTCGGCGCTCGTGCCGAGTCCGTATTATTTTCCGAACTCGCTGCAGATGGTCACGGATTACATGGGGGAGCTGGCGGAACAAACCGGTCTTGACCTGGTGTTTTACGATAACCCTGTTACGACGAAGACGCATTATACCGCCGATCAGCTTCTGCAAATGGTTCGGGACGTACCGCAGATCAAAGCGGTAAAGATGACGGATCACCATTTCGAGAAAATCCGCAGCTTGAAGAAGAACTCCTCTCTGGCCGTGTTCGGCGGCGACGATATCATTTGCTTTCGGGCCTTTGAGGCCGGCATAGACGGAAACATGATTATCGCTCCGATTGTTTATCCTGAGGCCTTTCGGGAGTGCTGGGACACTTATCAATCGGGAAACCGAGAGGAAAGCTTCCGCATCTTCTCCCAAGTGATCCTTCCGTTTATTCACCTGTTTGGGCCGGGAGATGAAATTGCAACCACCAAGGCGCTGCTTCATCAGCTTGGCGTGTTCTCAAGCTTCGAGACCAAGCTTCCTTTGCTGCCTGTCACGGAGGAAAGATTGAGGGAGATCATGCTGGGCTACCACACCGGGGCTTCGGCTTACGCGGTTTAG
- a CDS encoding GNAT family N-acetyltransferase, with protein sequence MNATKDDLTSWLELASEVEYLFGPMISDRKFLQALEKNINQQSAFCIREQDGMPGTRLLGGILFSSSNAPIYKIGWLSVSSKARNTGVASKLLRHVLELVMAPAEVLVTTFGDDIPDGQPARNLYLKFGFVPQEKSVLNGPEGRSRQKFKLVIK encoded by the coding sequence GTGAATGCCACCAAGGATGATTTAACGAGTTGGCTTGAGCTTGCCTCTGAAGTTGAATATCTATTTGGTCCCATGATCAGCGACCGGAAATTCCTTCAGGCCTTAGAGAAAAATATAAACCAACAATCCGCTTTTTGCATTAGGGAACAGGACGGGATGCCAGGTACCCGTTTACTTGGCGGGATACTTTTTTCTTCTTCAAACGCTCCAATCTATAAGATTGGATGGTTATCGGTTTCATCTAAAGCAAGAAATACGGGTGTCGCAAGCAAACTATTAAGACATGTATTAGAACTTGTGATGGCTCCAGCAGAAGTGCTTGTCACAACTTTTGGTGATGATATTCCAGATGGACAACCCGCAAGAAATTTATATTTAAAATTTGGTTTCGTTCCACAAGAGAAGTCTGTTCTGAACGGTCCAGAAGGACGTAGTCGTCAAAAATTTAAGCTGGTTATTAAGTAA
- a CDS encoding MarR family winged helix-turn-helix transcriptional regulator yields MDTKISTMAAGYLQLIPQLYRKLDASGAGTAGRRPSTGLTHLQVHVLEEMYQREEGIAMSDLARTILVSKQQLTPLITRLEQKQYVRREADAADKRSVRLTLTEKGRALVYERWAGLHGTLCRKLEGLGEEDQADLEYVLVKLSRILSRLE; encoded by the coding sequence ATGGATACCAAAATCAGCACAATGGCGGCGGGGTACCTGCAGCTGATTCCCCAGCTTTACCGCAAGCTGGACGCATCGGGAGCCGGGACCGCGGGACGGCGGCCTTCGACCGGACTGACCCACCTGCAGGTTCATGTTCTCGAGGAAATGTACCAGCGGGAAGAGGGGATCGCCATGAGCGATTTGGCCCGGACCATCCTGGTGTCGAAGCAGCAGCTGACGCCGCTGATCACCCGGCTCGAACAGAAGCAGTATGTCCGGCGGGAAGCGGATGCCGCGGACAAACGGTCGGTCCGGCTTACGCTGACGGAGAAAGGCAGAGCCTTGGTCTACGAGCGGTGGGCCGGGCTTCACGGGACCCTTTGCCGGAAGCTGGAGGGGCTTGGCGAGGAGGACCAGGCGGATCTCGAGTATGTCCTGGTCAAGCTTTCCCGGATATTAAGCAGGCTGGAGTAA
- a CDS encoding zinc-dependent alcohol dehydrogenase, with the protein MKALLYEGPREMRIREIAPPSITEDEVVIQVAFSGICGSELSGYLGHNALRKPPLVFGHEFSGTIVEAGANASKVFGLQPGQRVTANPLVTCGHCGYCLSGRQQLCRGRKLLSAALPGSNAELVKIPAAFVHPLPDHLTLQQGALVEPIACGVRVAELASPRPGDKAVIFGMGPIGLFVLQALKVYGVKEIYAVDLHAERLGMAEALGAVPLSPRKDEVVAEVLKRTGGGADIAVDAVGASLTRSQCMEVTVPGGRIIYTGLHEAESVLPVNTMIRSEFHVAGSFAYSAVNFQTALNWLAEGRIGLTDGVVEAPLEEGAEWYDKLLSNPGKVAKVLLVPYSSSVRS; encoded by the coding sequence ATGAAGGCCTTACTATATGAGGGACCGAGAGAAATGCGGATTCGCGAGATCGCGCCTCCCTCCATCACGGAGGATGAGGTAGTCATCCAAGTTGCGTTCTCCGGTATTTGCGGCTCAGAGTTGAGCGGGTATTTAGGCCATAACGCGCTGCGTAAGCCGCCGCTCGTGTTCGGGCATGAATTTTCGGGGACGATTGTAGAGGCGGGAGCCAACGCGTCGAAGGTTTTCGGCCTGCAGCCCGGTCAGCGGGTCACGGCCAATCCGCTCGTCACCTGCGGGCATTGCGGTTATTGTCTCAGCGGCCGCCAGCAGCTTTGCCGGGGCCGGAAATTGTTGAGCGCCGCGCTGCCGGGAAGCAACGCCGAGCTTGTGAAAATTCCGGCTGCCTTCGTCCACCCTCTGCCGGATCATCTTACCCTGCAGCAGGGGGCTTTGGTAGAGCCGATCGCATGCGGCGTCCGCGTGGCGGAGCTGGCCTCTCCCCGGCCCGGCGATAAAGCCGTTATCTTTGGGATGGGGCCCATCGGGCTGTTCGTTCTTCAGGCCTTGAAGGTGTATGGCGTCAAAGAGATCTATGCTGTGGATCTGCACGCCGAGCGGCTCGGAATGGCGGAGGCGCTGGGAGCGGTACCACTCTCTCCGAGGAAGGACGAGGTTGTGGCGGAAGTCCTAAAGAGAACAGGCGGAGGGGCGGACATTGCCGTGGATGCGGTCGGCGCATCCCTTACCCGCAGCCAGTGTATGGAGGTAACGGTTCCCGGGGGACGCATCATTTATACGGGTCTGCATGAAGCGGAGTCCGTCCTGCCGGTCAATACGATGATTCGCAGCGAATTTCATGTTGCCGGCTCCTTCGCTTACTCCGCGGTTAACTTCCAAACGGCTTTAAATTGGTTAGCCGAAGGACGGATAGGCTTGACGGATGGGGTGGTGGAAGCCCCTCTGGAGGAAGGGGCGGAATGGTATGATAAGCTCCTGAGCAATCCCGGAAAAGTAGCGAAGGTGCTGTTGGTTCCTTACTCTTCCTCTGTCCGGTCATAG